The sequence GTAGCCATGCGTTCCGTGAAAAATCGATCATGCGAAGCGAATAGCAATGTTCCTGGGAACGTCGCCAGCGTCTTCTCCATTTCTTCTCTCGACGGTAAATCGAGGTGATTCGTTGGTTCGTCCAATAACAGGACATCCGTCCCCTCAATGATGAATTGCATCAGTTTGACTTTCACACGCTCCCCTTGACTCAATTCCCCAAGCCGTAATTTCCAATGCTTTTCTTCAAAACCGAGATTCGTCAATTGGATGCGAATAATTCCTTGCTCCTCGAATGTTTCTGTATGGAAGTACTCCGCCAGGGTCACGTCTTCCGGCAAATCGAGCACTGCCTGGCTCATATAGCCGATCGTCATGCCATTCGTCAGCCATAACTCTCCGTCATACACTTCCTCACCCATCATCATTTTGAACAGTGAAGATTTTCCACTTCCGTTTGAGCCGATAAGCGCAATCCGCTCGCCCGCCTGGACAGTGAAGGACACATTTTCGAATAAATCCTTCCCATCAAACGCCTTGTGGACATTTTTCAACTCCACTACACGGTGCCCTTTTTTACGTTTTCCTTTTAAATCAAACTCTACGCTGATGTCTTCATCGGGTTTGTCAATCCGCTCTTTCGTAAGTTCCGCTTCCAGGCGAGTCCGTTTGGAGCGAATTTGCACATCTTTTTTCTTTGCCTTCATCCGCCAATATTCTTTTGCTCCGCCTTTTTTCGTTGAATTCGCATGTGCTGTTGCAGACCACTCACCAAGTTGTGATATCTGCCCCTCAACACGCGCTATCTTCCGCTGCTGTTGCTCGTAGTGCGCAGCTTGGGTTTCTCGATCCATCTCTTTCTTATCATGATAAACTGAGTAATTCCCTGCATACACTTCTAACTTCCCATGTTCGATTTCAAACACGAAATCCGCTGTCCGATCGATGAAGTGCCGATCATGGGATACAATTATATACGTCGCTTTTCCATCATTGATAACATCCACCAGTTCATCCAGACTTTCGCGGTCCAAGTGGTTTGTTGGTTCATCAAGCAATACCAATTCACTATTCTCTGCAAGAGCCGCTGCCAGCCTCATCTTCATCCGTTCGCCACCACTTGCAAAAGCATATTCGGCTTGTTCGGGGACATGCCATTTTGAGAGGTACATCGCTGTTTCAGCTCCATCCCAATTAACAGATTCTTCGTCCTTTTGCTCTTGTTTGAAATAGGTGATTGACGGTTTCTTACCAATCCAATCGATCGAACCGGATACCGGCATAATCTCTTCAGCCAGCAATGATAGCAGCGTCGATTTACCCGCTCCGTTCGCCCCGACGATCGCTATACAAGTGCCTTTGGGCAGTTCCGCGGATAGTTTATTCAAAATGACTGTATCGGCTATCGAATACGTCAACTGTTTAATAGAGCCTAATAACATATAATTTCCTCCCCTATGTGGGGGCATAAAAAAAATCCCCCCGTCGTAACGGAAGGACCAATCCATCGCTATCCAATTATCCCATGAAACAGATGCATCTCATTGACGTTGAGTGAATGAGATACATCTAAAAAGACCTACGTAGGCCTTTAAACCGTTCATAAGGGAATGGACTTTCAAAATGGACAGACTAATCCTGTTTTCCGTTCGAATCAAAATATTACATTCTCGGAATTACAAGATTAGTTATTCATTGTCCACCCGTCAGTCCTTTCCCTCTTAAAGTAGTATTAGTGTATAACGATTATTACAAAATTGCAAATAAAGGTTTTTCAAAATTCTAGTGATCATATGAATCAAACCCATTTTGAGAGGAAGTGAATATTGTATCGGATACGGATGCAACGATCGATCCTCCCTGCTTTACGGGCGGTCCTCACGACTTTATGGGCGCAGTGACTCCTTTTACGGGCGGTCCTCTCGACTTTATGGGCGCAGTGACTCCTTTTACGGGCGGTCCTCACGACTTTACGAGCGCAGTGACTCCTTTTACGGGCGGTCCTCCCTGCTTTACGAGCACAACAACTTATTAATGAATGAGCACTTTACCGACCTTTATGGATATTCCTAATCTGTTGAATATCCAGCATCATTCATTCAACAACTTCTCTTCACGCCATACTCGCTCGACTTGTGCACCTGTATCGGACACGTTTACGCGGTAAACATCAGGATTCGTCAACGCCTGCCATTCTGCGAAGCCGATATGTTCGTCATAGCACCTCAATAACAGTGTCATCAGATTTCCGTGCGTCACAAGTACGGTCGTCGATCCGTCGGGCAGTTCATTGACAACGTTGCAGACGCGCTCCATCGCTTCATGCGATGATTCGCCGCCTTCGTATTTCAAATGGACGTCCAAAAATGAATCCTCAAGCTTCAGCAGCCAGTCCTCGAAATCATAGGAGCTTAACGTCCGCTCCGCCAGTCGGCTATCCTCTTCGAAATAGTACCCTTTTCGCTCCGCAAGCGGTTCCGCGGACATACGTGCCCGCACAAACGGGCTTGTCACAATTCGGTCTACCTCAATATCTGCAAAGAACTCCGCCAGCTTTTCAGCTTGCACAATCCCTTCCGCCGTCAGATCTGCATGCGGGGATTGTCCTTCCGCTTCGCAATGCCGAACGATATACACCACTTTTCCCATCGCCGAACACCTCCTACTTCCTTAATTTCCCCAGCTAGAATAAAGGAAACATCCAAACAGACGATTTTTAATAAAAAAACGATTCCCCAGGAAATTTTCCATAGGGAACCGGTCATTCACTTCACATGTTGGGCAAGAAAATTACGCAACCTCACTTGATAGGCGTCGCCCGCTAATGCATAAGCTTCGCCGTGATTTGCATTCGGAACAAGGAAAAGTTCCTTCTCGCCTGC is a genomic window of Sporosarcina oncorhynchi containing:
- the abc-f gene encoding ribosomal protection-like ABC-F family protein, with protein sequence MLLGSIKQLTYSIADTVILNKLSAELPKGTCIAIVGANGAGKSTLLSLLAEEIMPVSGSIDWIGKKPSITYFKQEQKDEESVNWDGAETAMYLSKWHVPEQAEYAFASGGERMKMRLAAALAENSELVLLDEPTNHLDRESLDELVDVINDGKATYIIVSHDRHFIDRTADFVFEIEHGKLEVYAGNYSVYHDKKEMDRETQAAHYEQQQRKIARVEGQISQLGEWSATAHANSTKKGGAKEYWRMKAKKKDVQIRSKRTRLEAELTKERIDKPDEDISVEFDLKGKRKKGHRVVELKNVHKAFDGKDLFENVSFTVQAGERIALIGSNGSGKSSLFKMMMGEEVYDGELWLTNGMTIGYMSQAVLDLPEDVTLAEYFHTETFEEQGIIRIQLTNLGFEEKHWKLRLGELSQGERVKVKLMQFIIEGTDVLLLDEPTNHLDLPSREEMEKTLATFPGTLLFASHDRFFTERMATGLLVFENRSIRKIPQTLQEWESRNEVSAQTASSLSEELMRVETELQAVLGKLSMVKPGDPSYAKLDLQFNALSRKIRDLK
- a CDS encoding histidine phosphatase family protein; translation: MGKVVYIVRHCEAEGQSPHADLTAEGIVQAEKLAEFFADIEVDRIVTSPFVRARMSAEPLAERKGYYFEEDSRLAERTLSSYDFEDWLLKLEDSFLDVHLKYEGGESSHEAMERVCNVVNELPDGSTTVLVTHGNLMTLLLRCYDEHIGFAEWQALTNPDVYRVNVSDTGAQVERVWREEKLLNE